In a single window of the Biomphalaria glabrata chromosome 13, xgBioGlab47.1, whole genome shotgun sequence genome:
- the LOC106052926 gene encoding uncharacterized protein LOC106052926 → MANIKDEPLPLDIILVFGQKKIPIHLELSSDDESKFITVEHLSNKVYKETKVEPSCQKLIYKGKALFKTDDTNSLKEPISAFGIHNGDRIMLLARKLEPADATEKPSQAKKKKDSEVTDQQLNEVDNTTLQQRLEDVQSEVEKICLRCDELVKDSRRISESLALKSCKRSFVLLHEDSMKLLERVDAIHSSNNEEARKLKKSIVGSLQVQLDICEKEIGDLSQKLLDD, encoded by the exons GTCAAAAGAAAATTCCTATTCATCTTGAATTAAGTTCGGATGATGAATCAAAATTTATTACAGTTGAACATTTATCCAACAAAGTTTATAAGGAGACAAAAGTTGAGCCCTCTTGTCAAAAGTTGATATATAAAG ggaaagctttgtttaaaacagATGATACTAACAGCCTTAAAGAACCAATTTCAGCTTTTGGTATTCACAATGGGGACAGAATAATGCTACTTGCTCGAAAGCTGGAACCAGCTGAT gCAACAGAAAAACCTTCTCAagctaaaaagaaaaag gACAGTGAAGTTACTGATCAACAACTAAATGAAGTTGATAAT ACCACATTACAGCAAAGGTTAGAAGATGTTCAAAGTGAAGTGGAAAAGATCTGCTTGCGGTGTGATGAGTTAGTTAAAGACTCTCGAAGAATCTCT GAATCTCTAGCCTTGAAGTCTTGCAAAAGATCATTTGTTCTACTGCATGAAGATTCTATGAAGCTTTTAGAACGGGTTGATGCTATACACTCTAGTAATAATGAAGAGGCCAGAAAACTCAAAAAGAGTATTGTTGGCTCACTGCAG GTTCAGCTAGATATATGTGAGAAAGAAATTGGAGATTTATCACAAAAATTGCTCGATGACTAG